Below is a window of Streptomyces qaidamensis DNA.
ACGTCGGCACCTGCCGAGGACCGGGGCGTCGCACGGCGTCCCGGTTCTCGGCATGTCCGCGCTCACCTGCGGAGAAGATCACTGGGACCGCGACGATCAGTAACGATCAGATTTTCGAGTCCACAGCCCTTGACGTGCTCGTAACGCCGAAGCAAGACTCCCGTCCATCGGTCGACATTGTCGAACAGCTACCGGCAATACGCGCTAGAGTGTGACAACGCCAGGCCGGTATCGAACTTCCCTGGACGTAGGACAAAGGAGTCGCGGGTGTCCAGCTCCGACATCTTCATCGGCGAGACCATCGGTACCGCCATACTCATCCTCCTCGGCGGCGGCGTCTGTGCCGCCGTCACGCTGAAGGCCTCCAAGGCTCGCAACGCCGGCTGGCTCGCCATCACCTTCGGGTGGGGCTTCGCGGTGCTCACGGCCGTCTACACCTCGGCGCCGCTCTCCGGTGCCCATCTGAACCCGGCCGTGACGCTGGCCATCGCCATCAAGGACGGCGACTGGAAGAACGTCCCGGTCTACTGGGCCGGACAGGTTCTCGGCGCCATGATCGGTGCCGCCCTGGTCTGGATCGCTTACTACGGTCAGTTCCACGCCCACCTCACCGACCGCGAGATAGTCGGCGGTCCGGGTGCGCAGGACACGGCGGCCAAGGCCGTCGAGGCCCAGGAGAAGGGTGCCGGCCCCGTGCTGGGCGTCTTCTCCACCGGCCCCGAGGTCCGGGTCGCCTGGCAGAACATCGCGACGGAGGTCATCGGCACCATCGTGCTGGTGCTCGCCGTGCTCACCCAGGGCCTGAACGACAAGGGCAACGGCCTGGGCACCCTGGGCGCCCTGGTCACCGCGCTCGTCGTGGTCGCCATCGGCCTCTCCCTCGGCGGCCCGACGGGGTACGCGATCAACCCGGCCCGTGACCTCGGACCGCGCATCGTCCACGCCCTGCTGCCGCTGCCCAACAAGGGCGGCTCCGACTGGGGCTACGCCTGGGTCCCCGTGGTGGGTCCGCTGATCGGCGGTGCCATCGCGGCAGGCATCTACAACGTCGCATTCGCCTAGGAGCGATTCCCCGCCCTGTCGGGAAACTTCCAGCACGCGCCGTACGTAAAGCCCCATAAACCCGGAATTACCAGGAGCACACAGTGACCGACGCGCACACCGCCGGCCCCTTCATCGCCGCCATCGACCAGGGCACCACCTCCAGCCGCTGCATCGTCTTCGACCGGGACGGCCGGATCGTCTCCGTCGACCAGAAGGAGCACGAGCAGATCTTCCCGAAGCCGGGCTGGGTCGAGCACAACGCCACCGAGATCTGGACGAACGTCCAGGAGGTCGTCGCCGGGGCCATCGCCAAGGCCGGCATCACCCGCGACGACATCAAGGCCATCGGCATCACCAACCAGCGCGAGACGACCGTGCTGTGGGACAAGAACACCGGTGAGCCCGTCCACAACGCCATCGTCTGGCAGGACACCCGCACCGACTCCCTCTGCCGCGAGCTCGGGCGCAACGTCGGCCAGGACCGCTTCCGCCGCGAGACGGGCCTGCCGCTCGCCTCCTACTTCGCCGGCCCCAAGGCCCGCTGGCTGCTCGACAACGTCGACGGTCTGAAGGAGCGCGCCGAGGCGGGCGACATCCTCTTCGGCACCATGGACAGCTGGGTCATCTGGAACCTGACCGGTGGTACCGACGGCGGCAAGCACGTCACCGACGTCACCAACGCCTCGCGCACGATGCTCATGAACCTGCACACGATGCAGTGGGACGACAAGATCTGCGAGTCCATCGGCGTCCCGCAGCAGATCCTGCCCGAGATCCGCTCCTCCGCCGAGGTCTACGGCGAGATCACCGGCGGCAAGCTGGGCGACCTGCTCGGCGGCATCCCGGTCGCCTCCGCGCTCGGCGACCAGCAGGCGGCCCTGTTCGGCCAGACCTGTTTCGCCGAGGGCGAGACGAAGTCGACGTACGGCACCGGCACCTTCATGGTGATGAACACCGGCGACAAGATCATCAACTCCTACAGCGGCCTGCTGACCACGGTCGGCTACAAGATCGGCGACCAGAAGACGGTCTACGCCCTGGAGGGCTCGATCGCCGTCACCGGTTCGCTGGTGCAGTGGATGCGCGACCAGATGGGCCTGATCTCCACCGCCGCGGAGATCGAGACCCTCGCCCTGTCGGTCGAGGACAACGGCGGCGCCTACTTCGTGCCGGCCTTCTCCGGCCTGTTCGCCCCGTACTGGCGCTCCGACGCCCGCGGTGTGATCGCCGGCCTGACCCGGTACGTCACCAAGGCGCACCTCGCGCGCGCCGTCCTGGAGGCCACCGCCTGGCAGACGCGCGAGATCGCCGACGCCATGACGAAGGACTCCGGCGTGGAGCTGGCCGCCCTGAAGGTCGACGGCGGCATGACCTCCAACAACCTGCTGATGCAGACCCTCGCCGACTTCGTGGACGCCCCCGTGGTGCGCCCGATGGTCGCCGAGACCACCTGCCTCGGCGCCGCCTACGCCGCCGGTCTCGCCGTCGGCTTCTGGAACAGCACCGACGACCTGCGCGCCAACTGGCGGCGGGCCGCCGAGTGGACCCCCCGCATGGACGCGGAAACCCGCGCCCGTGAGTACAAGAACTGGCTCAAGGCCGTCGAGCGGACCATGGGCTGGCTCGAGGACGAGGAGTAAGAAACAGCATGACCACCAAGTCCACCCTGCAGACCGTGCCTGCCCTGGGGACGCACCCGGCCTCCGGCTCGAACCCGAGCCGAGCCGAGACCAGGGAGCAGCTCGCCAAGGCGTCGTACGACCTTCTCGTGATCGGCGGCGGCATCCTGGGCATCTCCACCGCCTGGCACGCCGCGCAGTCCGGCCTCAGGGTGGCTCTGGTGGACGCCGGCGACTTCGCCGGCGCCACGTCCTCCGCCTCCTCCAAGCTGCTCCACGGGGGCTTGCGCTACCTGCAGACCGGCGCGGTGAAGCTGGTGGCGGAGAACCACTTCGAGCGCCGTGCGGTCTCCCGCCAGGTGGCTCCCCACCTGGCGAACCCGCTCACGTTCTACCTCCCCGTGTACAAGGGCGGGCCGCACGGCGCGGCGAAGCTCGGCGCGGGCGTCTTCGCCTACTCCGCGCTCTCCGCGTTCGGTGACGGCGTCGGCCACCTGCTCTCGCCGGCCAAGGCCGCACAGGACGTGCCCGAGCTGCGCACCGAGAACCTCAAGGCCGTGGCCGTCTACGGCGACGACCAGATGAACGACGCCCGCATGGCGCTGATGACGGTCCGCGGGGCCGTCGAGGCCGGTGCGGTCGTCCTCAACCACGCCGAGGTGACGGGCCTGCGCTTCACCCAGGGCCGTGTCACCGGCGCCGAGCTGAAGGACCGTCTGTCGGGCGACGAGTTCGGTGTCAACGCCCGGCTGGTGCTGAACGCGACCGGTCCGTGGGTCGACCACCTGCGCAGGATGGAGAACGCGAACGCGGCGCCGTCCATCCGCCTGTCGAAGGGCGCACACCTGGTCCTGAAGCGCACCTCCCCCTGGAAGGCCGCGCTCGCCACCCCGATCGACAAGTACCGCATCACCTTCGCCCTCCCCTGGGAGGACATGCTGCTGCTCGGCACCACCGACGAGGTGTTCGAGGGCGACCCGGCGGACGTCTCGGTCACCGAGCAGGACATAACCCAGATCCTCGACGAGGCCGCCTTCTCGGTCCGCGACCAGCAGCTCAGCCGCGACCTCATCACGTACTCCTTCGCCGGCCTGCGCGTGCTGCCGGGCGGCCCCGGCGACACCGCCAAGGCCAAGCGCGAGACGGTCGTCACCGAGGGCCGGGGCGGCATGCTGTCCGTCGCGGGCGGCAAGTGGACCACCTTCCGCCACATCGGCCGGACGATCATGAAGAAGCTGGAGGCGCTGCCGGGCCATCCGCTGGGCGACGACTTCGAGCCGATCAGCGCGCTGCCGAAGAAGCTGCCGCTGCCCGGCATCGCCAACCCGCGGGCGGTCGCCCACCGGCTGCTCACCGACCGGCCGGCGCCCGGCCCGCGCATGGCGGCCGACACCGCCAAGCACCTGGCGACGCACTACGGCTCGCTGGCCTTCGACATCGCCCGGCTGGCCAACGAGAGCCCCGAGCTCGCCGAGCGCGTCCACCCCGACGCCCCGGAGATCTGGGCGCAGGTCGTCTGGGCCCGGGACCACGAGTGGGCCGAGACGCAGGACGACGT
It encodes the following:
- a CDS encoding MIP/aquaporin family protein; its protein translation is MSSSDIFIGETIGTAILILLGGGVCAAVTLKASKARNAGWLAITFGWGFAVLTAVYTSAPLSGAHLNPAVTLAIAIKDGDWKNVPVYWAGQVLGAMIGAALVWIAYYGQFHAHLTDREIVGGPGAQDTAAKAVEAQEKGAGPVLGVFSTGPEVRVAWQNIATEVIGTIVLVLAVLTQGLNDKGNGLGTLGALVTALVVVAIGLSLGGPTGYAINPARDLGPRIVHALLPLPNKGGSDWGYAWVPVVGPLIGGAIAAGIYNVAFA
- the glpK gene encoding glycerol kinase GlpK; this translates as MTDAHTAGPFIAAIDQGTTSSRCIVFDRDGRIVSVDQKEHEQIFPKPGWVEHNATEIWTNVQEVVAGAIAKAGITRDDIKAIGITNQRETTVLWDKNTGEPVHNAIVWQDTRTDSLCRELGRNVGQDRFRRETGLPLASYFAGPKARWLLDNVDGLKERAEAGDILFGTMDSWVIWNLTGGTDGGKHVTDVTNASRTMLMNLHTMQWDDKICESIGVPQQILPEIRSSAEVYGEITGGKLGDLLGGIPVASALGDQQAALFGQTCFAEGETKSTYGTGTFMVMNTGDKIINSYSGLLTTVGYKIGDQKTVYALEGSIAVTGSLVQWMRDQMGLISTAAEIETLALSVEDNGGAYFVPAFSGLFAPYWRSDARGVIAGLTRYVTKAHLARAVLEATAWQTREIADAMTKDSGVELAALKVDGGMTSNNLLMQTLADFVDAPVVRPMVAETTCLGAAYAAGLAVGFWNSTDDLRANWRRAAEWTPRMDAETRAREYKNWLKAVERTMGWLEDEE
- a CDS encoding glycerol-3-phosphate dehydrogenase/oxidase translates to MTTKSTLQTVPALGTHPASGSNPSRAETREQLAKASYDLLVIGGGILGISTAWHAAQSGLRVALVDAGDFAGATSSASSKLLHGGLRYLQTGAVKLVAENHFERRAVSRQVAPHLANPLTFYLPVYKGGPHGAAKLGAGVFAYSALSAFGDGVGHLLSPAKAAQDVPELRTENLKAVAVYGDDQMNDARMALMTVRGAVEAGAVVLNHAEVTGLRFTQGRVTGAELKDRLSGDEFGVNARLVLNATGPWVDHLRRMENANAAPSIRLSKGAHLVLKRTSPWKAALATPIDKYRITFALPWEDMLLLGTTDEVFEGDPADVSVTEQDITQILDEAAFSVRDQQLSRDLITYSFAGLRVLPGGPGDTAKAKRETVVTEGRGGMLSVAGGKWTTFRHIGRTIMKKLEALPGHPLGDDFEPISALPKKLPLPGIANPRAVAHRLLTDRPAPGPRMAADTAKHLATHYGSLAFDIARLANESPELAERVHPDAPEIWAQVVWARDHEWAETQDDVLRRRTTLTIRGLATDDIRAKVQDVLDKK